The DNA region TAATCATATAATTAAAGAAAGATATTATAATTTACCtgaatcttaaaaaaattattaatattaacaattagatttaaattttataatctaaaattaaaaaaattaaaattttaaaaatataaaaactaaattttaaattttaaaaaaatataaacactataaacatattttaaccataaaAGTAAATTTATCTTGCATGGAATCTTTTCCCTtaaatcaagtacatatgctctaatatatatatatatatatgtgtgggaATGGCCATCATCACTAGCATATAGATATggtaataattaaatatgaagATTAGAATTTCAATACCTAATACCTTTTCCAAGCAATGATCTTTAAGTAATGAAGTACAAGTTTTACatttaaataatcatataaaatattaaacattatcTGTTATAGACAAAAGTAATGAAGAAGAGTTGGTTCCATAAAAGTtgcaatattatattatttatatatactcaaatacttttttttattaatacctattttatttttcatattcaaaCTTGTAACTACTCATCTCAATAAAATCAtctctaaaatttaattttacgtCTCTTATTAAGGATGCAATATATTTTATCATTGTATCCAAcacttattaatttaaatagtttttttatagaagaatagtttaactattaattttatttcaattgatCATTAGTCTAGCGTGTTCAAATCTTGTTTAACaagagattttatttttaaacttaatcAATCTCACCCcttgataataataaaaactattaatttagttacaaataaatttaatcttCGGCTTATTGATTCTTAACTCAATTGACATTGACATTCTTACAAGTGCATGGGAGCGTGTGTTCGAATACGTTAAAAcatattatcttcctatttaaaaGTTAAAGAGAGACTATGAGTAATTCTactttttgtataaaaaaaaaacaaaatatcctataataaaattaatataaaaataacaatctTCAAGTTATAATCAAATAAGCTCATAATCTTTGTTTTATACTCAATAACACccaacataaattaaaattccttATTTAggtacaattttttaaaaaacaaattccCTTATTTGATACAGTTTGAATTTCCaaataaacccaaaacaaaattaagATAGTCCTTCTCTAAACAGTGTAAAACTGTCAATGGCTACCTAAAATAGTGGATGCATAAAGAGTTAACTGAAACCACTACATAAAATGGGTAAATTCTTCCATGGAATTTCTTTTCTCATTGTTTACCTTTTGAGTGAGGGAGTTTGTGGTTGGCATGTCAACATTTGCTTTTTCAACCTCAATTTCCATCTGCTCTTCCagcataatatataatataatttagtaTTTGAGTTTAATCCTTTTTCAATAAAACAGAGTTGAATTACATTTTTCTATATTAGATTATGTAAATCCCTCAAAAATCTTAAATGTTGatagattttaattttaactGTCGATTTAAAACAATCTATATTATTGAATCGAATAAAACTCAACtacaaataagaataaaatacaatctaactcttaatacaaaTACCTCACCTTTTTTTTCAATACAATACTTATATTTGACTAAAATCATACATTACAGTACCTAAAAAAACGATATTAACTTTTTAGTGTTAAGTTAAAGTTCTAAAgtcaatttgatgaaaatttataattaactGATACTATTAACAATTAACTTCTATTAACTTAACCCTAAAACTCTAATTATATCATATCCATCAAATTTTATTTGACTAGTTAAACACATTATATGCAGAGAAATAAAATCCATATCCTCATACCCATGTCCCAATATTATATATATCCAATACAATACaatacttcaagaaaaataaaagattagcATTGCTTTAATTATATGCAGAGAAAAAGGCCCTTAATGCAAGGGGAAGCTCTAATGAAGTATATTCATACTTCATCCCTTGAATTTATGGCATCAAAGCAAACATAAGAGTTCGTAAAATGCAAAAATTCAAATGTTGACACTAGATTTAtctttatatttatatcataGTATAGTACTGCTAAAATTCAAATGTTGACACTGGATTTAtctttatatttatatcataGTATTAGTACAACAATATCTCCTCACAGTGCCATAAAAATGAAACCAAGAACCACAACAACCGAGTTTATACAAAGAGGATATACCCCAGGAGAATGAGAACCCTACAATCCACTTTACCTGAGTTCTCTTCACAACTGGAAGCCTTCTACTATGCTATGTACACCACAAGAAAGCAAAAGATGaaaggaataaaaatcaaattgcaGACAGGGTTTGCACAAAAGAAACAGGTAATGAAGATCAACATAAAGATCCTGACCTGCTACTGACGCAATAAAGAAGCTGCAATTACCAAGGACTTGCTAAGCATCTGCCGTGAAACAAGAATCAAACAGCAATGTCAATTTACAAGAGTTTTCCTACTTAAACCAAGAGTCCATGAAAGAAAGTCATGAAGCTTTGCCACTAAACAGGCAGTCTCATGTTTATTAGGTATTTCTGCCAGAAAAGTATAAAGGGTAGAGACAGTTCACCATGCTTCACAAGCAGTTGcctaaacaaacaaataaagttTCCCCGAATATGAGAGaaaggggggggggggagggtAGCATGCTTTAACAAATAAATCCAGAGAGAAGAGCACGTCTAAGCAGATTTATCTCCCTATTTCCAAGATAAAGTAACCACGTTATATAATCTAATTTTCATAAAAACAGCTTATGATAGTCCccagtaaaagtaccatggattCCCTTGTATTAGGAATCGGATTGCATTTCGCCTTCTCTACtacaaaaataagcaaattaatccttatacattagatcaaaaagagtaaattaattctttttgttaaaaatttgtcgACATGAGGTATACGTGACGTCTTGTGTAACTATCTGATTATTTCATCAATCACACTAGTTTTTAtcaatagaaatgaatgaaaattttaaattgaaaggactaatttactctttgatctaacgtataggGACTACTTTGTCATTTTTTTGAGTAGAAAGggcaaaatgtaatctaactccTAGTATGGGGacttccatggtacttttaccaataGTCCCCCTATTAAGCAACAGTCAATCATTCAATCCCAACGAATCCAGCTCCTTAAAAATCAACTTGCTTTGTCTTAAATGGACAAACTATTCGTATCAAGGCACTACAAATTACTTAATTACTCTATAACAATATCTATAAACATATCTTTATTATATTTATCCATTCCTCACTTGCTATACCAAACCAGCAGTAACATGTATGATGAATTCATCACCACGCACACCGCATTCCACACATTGTTGTTATATATCAATTCTATTGTCCATCCATAACCGACCTCCATCTCTAGTTAACCTGCAGTCCGCACCAAAATTAAAGGGGGCAAAAACAACCCCATCCACTCAACAACCATGCCATCACTAAAAATCTAACACAAAATCTAagctaaataatatttaaactacaCATACAACACGAACCAAACACCTTCCAACACGTAAAATGAGCTATATAGACCATATTCTTCTACCTTGTCCTATTTAAGATATAAAGTAAGAAAAGGCTTGTAAAACAATCCAAAATTAAGTTATACAAAAATTTAAAGGAACCATATTTTGAATCACTGATTTCAACACAAAGTCAGAAACATGTGGTGATCTACATAGACCATATTATGCCAAAACTAACACCAACAAAAGGCCAACCTTTGCCAACTTAAATATTATATCACATAAAGGTCATCCATATACATAAACTTAAGCTTTTTGAAGCCTAATCATTCATGTAACACAATAAAAACACATTACCCAAGAAAAAAATATGctaaaatcatctaaattaaaCGTCAAAAGACTGCCAAGGAGCCGAATTTTAGTCATTCAAAACCAAGCAAAGTTAAGCATGTAGGATTGCCAGCATGGACCATATCATGAGACTTTGCTACTATATCCTATGTAGCAGTTCATAACTATAAAAGCACATAAGCATTAAAACAGGTATAAAGATACCAAATTTTGCAATCAAACTGAAACAACCAAAAAATTAAGGTTAAACTCcgctattagtccctatactttacgaaagttgtagatttagtccctgtacttgaatttggtcactttttgttcctgtacttttcaaattgttaaattcattaagttaaattttgttgtttccaAAATCTGATGTggcaaatatattatcatatgtgtaataccATGCCTGCTTGTTagtttcacatattactcactagAAATTCAGTTCATATATTAAAAACTATCATttgaattgaaatttcaaaattcaagacttagaatgatccaattgaaAAATATGGACTAAACCTACAACTGTAAGTATAGTACtaaactagtaattgaatttaaacaaACAGATTTAACAGCTACCTTTTGGGTTAGGACTAAAAttacaaaagtaaaaaattacaggactaaaattgaccaatacAAAAAGTACAGACCAAAACTTTtacaaagtacagggactaataacagaatttaaccaaaaattaaagcCCTAACCTTTGGAAGCTTCCTCCTCCACTTCAGCCTCCTTAATGGTAATCACAGGCTCACCACTCCCGCCATCTTTATCATCAGGGTACCTAACAACAACAACAGGGCAAACACAGTGATGGACACAATAATCACTAACACTGCCCAACTTCCCATCACTCCCTGTTTTCTCGGCTCCAAACCCTCTACTCCCCATTATAACGGCGCTCAACCCTAACCTCTCCACTTCAAGGCACAACCTTTCCCTCATATCATGATCTTTCACTATGTGAATCTTAAAGGGAACCCCGGATTCTTTCAAGGGTCTGGCCAAATCCGCCACTTTTGAAGCCGTGAAGGCATCGAATTCGTCTTCTATTTGCTTCTGGGACTCCGGGGTTTCCGCGCTTTGTGGGGTGTGGGGGAGTGGGCCCCAGTCGGCTCCATAGAGTACGGAGGTAGGTGAGACGTGGAGAACGATGACGGCGTCACCGGGTCGGAGGTAGTTTTGGACAGCCCAGCGGACGGCGAAAGCTGATTCGTCGGAGAGGTCGACGGCTACACCGATCTTACGGCGGGCGCCGGCGGTGGGAGTAGGGGTAGCGGCGGAGGACGGGTGGTGAGGGGAGGAGGGATGACGGATCTTGATGGTTGGAAGCTGAGGGTGGTCACTGTTGTCAGAGTGATTCATTTTCTTGTGGAACtttgcttttctttctttttgggttCTGTAGGGGTtttatttaagaataaaaattatagaGCTTTGGCAAGGACGGTTCTAGAGGTccgtttttaaaggttaaaatatgtcatcaatccctatactttttataattttaaattagtctttatatttttatttctaataattGAATccctctattttttatattttaaaatttaagtccatctgctattaaaataaaagtagagtGACCTGATTtttgaaatctagaaagtaaaaggattaaattcatagaaaaaaaagtataagaaataaattttaaatttataaaaaatacatagattgatgacatattttaacaatttctaaatgtaattgagaGAGAAAAAGACAGGTAAAAGTAAcatggaggcccttgtactaaaattcaaattgcattttcccctttctaataaaaaaatgagcgatttagtcattgtacgttagatcaaagagcaagcTGGTCCTTTTGTTCAAATTTCCatcaatttctattgttaaaaattggttcaTATATGTCAGCATGGGAGACACGTGGCAAGCAACGTGTCattatttggttattttgttaaccaagccaatttttaacagtacaactggatgaaaatttaaatagaaaGGATCTACTTGCTCTTTGTTCTaatgtacagggactaatttgcctatttttaaGTTGTGGATGTAAAATGTAATATGACTCCTAATATAGAAACCTCCATAATAGTTTTACCGAAAAAGACATCACAACGTGTTTATCGAAATGTGTTTCTTTTATACCATATGATCTCCTCATTATAGGTATTGAGGTTAGTTTGAAAATTATTATCGAGTTCGAAATCTATTATATGATAACATTTTGTATTTTGAGAAACTTGAGATTTAAGATGTGGAAGCTCAGTTGACAAAATTGGAATCGAATCTCAAATCCTTTAGAGTCAATATAATTATCACATATCAAACTTCAATATTCATGGATGTGGAAGTCTGACTAATAAGGTTTAAAACAATCTAACTATCTAAATCGACACTAATAAAAGTCAAAGTCGAGCTAAATAGGAGAATGATAAGTATTGAGTCCACTTAAATGCAACTAGATGAAACTCTAAACCCTATAAATAGATTTTATCCTATCTTTCTTTTCACACAAAGACCTAAATTTCCTTGCCTCTTTAGTCTCATTGGATGGGCAGTGGGGTGCGATGTgatgcgtttagtttactttttgtcttacGCTATAGTATTGTTACAACATTTAATCTCACTGCTACCACTAATTTTAACTAACCTCAGGTTAACGCATTCTGCATCCAAACTCATTCTTAAACTCTATCAATTCCCTTCAATTCCAACTTTTAAAATGACTTTATTATACGTGGGCTTAGCAAGAAAAATCTATTTGAATCGAGGTGTTTGAACGGCTTATATAATTATCCAAAATTGaatcgaattttattttttatttaatttataattaattttatttttatataaaaatattttatatttaaaatagtgaaaatattttatatttaaaatagtgaaaatattttaaaaggtgtatatatatttaaaaatcatataaccatataaaagttattagattttttttatttacttgaaaaattaTTGGGTTTTTAGAAATATTAATGTAAAAAGGACATTGAAACtttgtcaaataatattcaaaagtcaTTAAACAaagcatattttttaaaaaaaactttaaaatccaaaataaaaaattaatatgaaaaattaaaaatcaaaccgAATTATAAAGAACAATtcaaaaaaaaggttaaaatatgttataggtTCCTATACTctttagaaatttaaaatttagctctaatatatttattttcaagaatttagtctctctactctCTTTTTTCAAGATTTAGGTctgattattaatattgttaatttttttggtgtgacattttgaaataaaaaaatactcacttgatagcaatgtaataaaataatttgtaatgaacatgaatttaacaaaataattttaacagtgttaacagatagacttgaattttgaaatttgacaagtaaaatgattaaattcctagaaatagaaatacaaagactaaattctaaatttatgaagaATATATGGACTTATagaatattttaatgaaaatattatattatattatatgagaAGATGCATTGTATTAATATTTAGATTACAAAATGATCGTATTTAGGGTCGAAGGCAAAAAATTTTGTTAGTGAgggctaaaattaaattttaatatttacgatggtaaaaatttaattttaccatttaaatagtctatatttttataatttttaaaggattaaatcaaatttatatcatttttagagggccaaaatataattttacctttactaatttaaaagaattaaacaaaaaaatttccattttaaaaaATCAGGACCTTTACCAGCCCCTTGGCAACGCCTCTAGTCATATCATGTGTGAAAGGAATAGTTGGGAATAGGGGAAAAAAAAGGTGAAAAGGGGTTCCAATGGAATTTGGAACAACATTCCTAATGGGATTTAGGATTAAAGATTTTGAtaatggaattttaattttaggatttgagtatactttaactaaatttaatatggttaaaaattaaataattaaaaagataataatacCAGCAAATGTtgagttcttaaaaaaaaataagttcaAATATTAGAGAGAggagtaaaattaaatttttttttggaagggccaaatttgattttaaatttttaggagagctaaaaaatgtaattttttttcattgtgttaatgtaaaattttacaactttcaaGGGATTAAACTATTAACTTTATGTTTTTGGAGAGGGTataattagattttaaatttttagagaggccaaaatataattttactattaaattaacTTAACACATTGCAAATGCTCAAGGAACTAATTTTTTGAGAGGCCAAAGCCCCTACCGCCCCCTAGCTTTATACTTGATTGGAGACaacattttttgactttttttataaACAATTACATATATCGAAATGAGTATAagtcatttaattaatttgattaaattaaaattttggttgattttttttccattttataaaAAAGATTAAGAGAtggtaatatttttatttttatttttagataatcttaaaaatgaatttttaaatatttatgataaATGAGATGttgtttttaaattcaaaagaaaatcaaatgtaTGCTGTGGTGGTATGCAAAAGAATCCTATATTAAATAGACAATGAAGGCACCCAACAAAATCAATGGACGTGCCGGAGTGGTTATCGGGCATGACTAGAAATCATGTGGGCTCTGCCCGCCTTCACAGAAATGCTTTAGTCAACAGCCAAGTTAGACTTACACGTTAATTGCCACGTAGATTTCAATCACCACATCTTAAGAGCATATAAGAGAATAAAAGCATATCAGGCTCCAAGCATGTAGATAAAATGGGATCTTTCTCTCTTATCCCCTCTCTCACCTATTCCTTCTTGCCCTTAATTTTTatcactcttttaaatgattcTCTACCCTATCTTAAATAGAGTGAACCTTGTATCTCTACCATCCTCTCCGTCATGTGCAAATCTATCATCAACACACTCCAAATttcttcaaataataattaaaatttttaaacttacaAAAATTAAGTATGATATCCATAAATATTCAAGTACGCATTTATTTATCCTCATCTATATTGaaaacttaataaattaaaacttcaaatcccaaaaataaaaaaacatggaAAGAATTTGAACATAAATGGAGAACAAGCCAATCCACTTCTCAAGTCACATTAGGATTTCAATTTTTCATGGAAAGATGTAATAGAAACCAATAAATTGGAAATAGTGAAGGGTTCATCCCCAAATCCAAAGGAACCAAAAACAACCCATCAAAAACCTTATCTTTGGTGATTTTGTTCATTTCTTTACTATCATCGTCTCTATTGTAGGATACAATTAAAACCATTTCTTTTATTTGAATACCATCTCTGGTTCCCCCCTCTATAAAGTCACTATATAAAAACCTCATATCCACCATTACCATTTGCTTAAGAAAAAAACAGCCATTTGATCTGAAAAGTATAGCAAAAAGGATTAAAACCATGAGTTGCATTGAAGCTATTGAGGCATTGAAAGATCAAGGAATTTGTACATGGATTTATGCTCAAAGGTCAAATTCAACACCATGCTAAGAACAACATCAGATCTTCATCTTCCACTTCTCAAGTTAATAAAATTTGTGTTCCATCTTCTGATTTGTTTAACAAACTTAGAGATGATGATAAGTTGAAGAAATATGAGGAATCTCTTAGAATTATcactaaaatttgagatttattcacatgtactttaaaatttaaaattttaatcctatttttttttcaatttaaaaattctaatcaTAATTATTATCGTAgtttataatttctatcaaaatttgtcaacttagtaTGTTTATTTTTAGTCAATCATATGCAGTGCCATATGAGGATAGTTTAATTAACATACTAAGTTAGCAAATTTTGATGGAAAATACTAATAACATTAATgactaaactaaaatttttaaataaaaaaattaagaaaatctacttttgatatttttaagtacaaagattaaatttcaaattttgtctgACTACAGAGACGGACGTATTTTAACAGACTAGAAATTGGAACACTTCAAACACATAATAACTAAAACTTATAATGATCTAACTTGAAAACGTAAACCTAAAATACAAATGACCCCAAAAAATattcgaaaattttaaaattctactCAACTCGACTCTAGATTTATGGAAACCAAATGTATACAGTAGCCAATAAATTGTAAACCTTTGCTGCTTTGGACTGCCTTATCAGTTCAACCATGACGCTGAAATAACTAAAGTTATAAAAGGAAGAGCAAAATATTAAgagttaaaacaaaaaaaaagatttttttttccaatttataaAAAAGATTAAGAGAtggtaatatttttatttttagataatcttaaaaatgaatttttaaatatttatgataaATGAGATGGttgtttttaaattcaaaaagagAATGA from Gossypium hirsutum isolate 1008001.06 chromosome A04, Gossypium_hirsutum_v2.1, whole genome shotgun sequence includes:
- the LOC107948630 gene encoding universal stress protein PHOS32 isoform X1, which codes for MNHSDNSDHPQLPTIKIRHPSSPHHPSSAATPTPTAGARRKIGVAVDLSDESAFAVRWAVQNYLRPGDAVIVLHVSPTSVLYGADWGPLPHTPQSAETPESQKQIEDEFDAFTASKVADLARPLKESGVPFKIHIVKDHDMRERLCLEVERLGLSAVIMGSRGFGAEKTGSDGKLGSVSDYCVHHCVCPVVVVRYPDDKDGGSGEPVITIKEAEVEEEASKADA
- the LOC107948630 gene encoding universal stress protein PHOS32 isoform X2, which gives rise to MNHSDNSDHPQLPTIKIRHPSSPHHPSSAATPTPTAGARRKIGVAVDLSDESAFAVRWAVQNYLRPGDAVIVLHVSPTSVLYGADWGPLPHTPQSAETPESQKQIEDEFDAFTASKVADLARPLKESGVPFKIHIVKDHDMRERLCLEVERLGLSAVIMGSRGFGAEKTGSDGKLGSVSDYCVHHCVCPVVVVRYPDDKDGGSGEPVITIKEAEVEEEASKDA